From a region of the Panicum virgatum strain AP13 chromosome 2K, P.virgatum_v5, whole genome shotgun sequence genome:
- the LOC120685540 gene encoding protein NUCLEAR FUSION DEFECTIVE 4-like, whose amino-acid sequence MVAAALDAMAGTRWGRWLGLVTAVWVQCISGNNYTFSNYSDALKTLMGLTQLQLNGLSVAKDVGKAFGLLAGLASDRVPTWLLLAIGSLEGLLGYGAQWMVVSGTVAPLPYWQMCVFLCLGGNSTTWMNTAVLVTCIRNFRRSRGPVSGLLKGYVGLSTAVFTDICSALFADNPASFLVMLAVVPAAVCALAMVFLREGPAGGAAGATADEAEDGRCFAAINSLAVAIALYLLAADLTGVGGGGGVVSGVFVAVLLVLIASPGAVPALLAWKSWMKARKAANADLEEAESLDAAAAPLLVAAKAAGMSEEDKARAPGERPRLGEEHTIAEALTSLDFWLMFASFLMGVGTGLAVMNNLGQMGVAMGYDDVSLFVSMTSIWGFFGRIASGTISEHFIRTRAIPRPLWNAASQVLMAVGYIVMALAMPGSLFIGSVVVGACYGVRLAVTVPTASELFGLKYYGLIYNILILNLPLGSFLFSGLLAGLLYDAEATAVPGGGNTCVGAHCYRLVFLIMAVACVVGVGLDVLLCVRTKRVYAKIHESKRASRSAAAQRVS is encoded by the exons atggtggcggcggcgctggacgcAATGGCGGGGACGCGGTGGGGGCGGTGGCTCGGCCTGGTGACGGCGGTGTGGGTGCAGTGCATCTCCGGCAACAACTACACCTTCTCCAACTACTCGGACGCGCTCAAGACGCTCATGGGCCTCACCCAGCTGCAGCTCAACGGCCTCTCCGTCGCCAAGGACGTCGGCAAGGCGTTCGGCCTCCTCGCGGGGCTCGCCTCCGACCGCGTCCCCACCTGGCTCCTCCTCGCCATCGGCTCCCTCGAGGGCCTCCTCGGCTACGGCGCGCAGTGGATGGTCGTGTCCGGGACCGTCGCGCCACTCCCCTACTGGCAGATGTGCGTCTTCCTCTGCCTCGGCGGCAACAGCACCACCTGGATGAACACCGCCGTGCTCGTCACCTGCATCCGCAACTTCCGCCGCAGCAGGGGGCCCGTGTCCGGCCTGCTCAAGGGATACGTCGGCCTCAGCACCGCCGTCTTCACCGACATCTGCTCCGCGCTCTTCGCCGACAACCCGGCCTCGTTCCTCGTCATGCTCGCCGTCGTGCCGGCCGCGGTCTGCGCGCTCGCCATGGTGTTCCTCCGCGAgggccccgccggcggcgccgcgggcgcTACCGCGGACGAGGCGGAAGACGGGCGCTGCTTCGCCGCGATCAACTCGCTCGCCGTGGCCATCGCTCTGTACCTCCTCGCCGCGGACCTcacgggcgtcggcggcggcggcggggtcgtctCGGGCGTCTTCGTGGCCGTGCTCCTGGTCCTCATCGCGTCCCCCGGCGCCGTGCCGGCGCTCCTGGCGTGGAAATCGTGGATGAAGGCTCGCAAGGCCGCGAACGCCGACCTCGAGGAGGCGGAGTCCCTGGACGCCGCGGCCGCTCCGCTCCTCGTcgcggcgaaggcggcggggATGAGCGAGGAGGACAAGGCGCGGGCGCCTGGTGAGCGGCCGCGGCTCGGGGAGGAGCACACGATCGCGGAGGCGCTGACGTCGCTGGACTTCTGGCTGATGTTCGCGTCCTTCCTGATGGGCGTTGGCACGGGGCTGGCCGTGATGAACAACCTGGGGCAGATGGGCGTGGCCATGGGCTACGACGACGTTTCCCTCTTCGTCTCCATGACCAGCATCTGGGGATTCTTCGGCCGCATCGCATCCGGCACCATCTCCGAGCACTTCATCAG GACAAGGGCGATACCACGCCCGCTGTGGAACGCGGCCTCGCAGGTCCTCATGGCCGTGGGCTACATCGTGATGGCCCTGGCCATGCCGGGCTCCCTCTTCATCGGCTCGGTGGTCGTCGGCGCCTGCTACGGCGTCCGGCTGGCGGTCACGGTGCCGACGGCGTCCGAGCTGTTCGGGCTCAAGTACTACGGCCTCATCTACAACATCCTCATCCTCAACCTGCCCCTGggctccttcctcttctcggGCCTGCTGGCGGGCCTCCTGTACGACGCGGAGGCCACCGCGGTGCCCGGCGGCGGCAACACCTGCGTCGGCGCGCACTGCTACCGCCTCGTGTTCCTGATCATGGCCGTCGCCTGCGTAGTCGGGGTCGGCCTCGACGTCCTGCTCTGCGTCAGGACGAAGCGGGTGTACGCCAAGATCCACGAGAGCAAGAGGGCGAGCAGGTCGGCCGCGGCGCAGAGGGTGAGCTAG